The genomic window ggggggaGCCGCTGTCGCTGTTTAGTTCCTCCGGCGCCGACCGCGGCCACGCTGCCTGGGGCTTCCCGGACGGGGTTTGCGCCGCCCAGACTGGCGGCCCACGGGCTGAGGATCACATGTCGAAACCGAGCGCGGCCTGGGGTGGGAGTCGGCTCCTCCCAACGCGAACATGATTCTTTTGCGCGTGTAGGGGCGGAGGGTGGGGGCCGAATCGAAATctgcaaaaaggaagaagaatcagAAGGCTTGGAAGTTCCTCTGCAACTCGCCCCaactcttccctccctttccataTTTCATCCCGTCCTCGCCCCCCTCCTTTTGGCAGACGGAGAAATCCCTGGCCAACCTCAATCTGAACATGCTGGACAAGAAGGCGGTGGGGACGCCCGTGGCCGCCGCCCCTAGCTCGGGCTTCACACCGGGCTTTCTCCGACGGCACTCGGCCAGCAACCTGCACGCACTCGCCCACACCGCGCCTAGCCCCGGCAGCTGTTCGCCCAAGTTCCCGGGCGCGGCTAACGGCAGCAGCTGCGGCAGCGGGGCGGCGGGCGGCCCGGCCTCCTACGGCACTCTCAAGGAGCAGTCAGGGGGCGGCGGCACGGCCCTGCTGAACAAGGAGAACAAATTCCGGGACCGCTCATTCAGCGAGAACGGAGAGCGCAGCCAGCACCTCTTGcacctgcagcagcagcagcagcagcagcagaaggggggcggcggcggctcccAGATCAACTCCACGCGCTACAAAACTGAGCTGTGCCGGCCCTTCGAGGAGAGCGGCACGTGCAAGTACGGCGAGAAGTGCCAGTTCGCTCACGGCTTCCACGAGCTGCGCAGCCTGACCCGGCACCCGAAGTACAAGACGGAGCTGTGCCGTACCTTCCACACCATCGGCTTCTGCCCCTACGGCCCGCGCTGCCACTTCATCCACAACGCCGACGAGCGGCGGCCGGCGCCGTCGGGGGGCGCCTCCGGGGACCTGCGCGCCTTCAGCGCGCGTGACGCGCTGCACCTGGGCTTCCCCCGGGAGCCGCGGCCCAAGCTGCATCACAGCCTCAGTTTCTCGGGCTTCCCGTCTGGCCACCACCAGCCCCCCGGGGGCCTCGAGTCGCCACTGCTGCTCGACAGCCCCACGTCGCGcacgccgccgccaccgccctCTTGTTCCTcggcctcctcctgctcctcgTCCGCTTCGTCCTGCTCCTCGGCCTCAGCGGCCTCCACGCCATCAGGCGCCCCGACGTGCTGTGCCTCGGCGGCAGCTGCGGCCGCGGCAGCGCTTCTGTACGGCACCGGGGGCGCCGAGGACCTGCTGGCGCCAGGCGCCCAGTGCGCGGCCTGCTCGTCGGCCTCGTGCGCCAACAACGCCTTTGCATTCGGCCCAGAGCTGAGCAGCCTCATCGCGCCCCTCGCCATCCAGACGCACAACTTTGCCGCGGTAGCCGCGGCGTACTATCgcagccagcagcagcagcagcaacagcaaggCCTGGTGCCCCCCGCGCAGCCTCCGGCGCCGCCCAGCGCGCCCCTCCCTGCCAGTTCTGCCGCGCCGCCCTCACCGCCCTTCAGCTTCCAGCTGCCGCGCCGCCTGTCCGAGTCTCCCGTGTTCGACGCGCCCCCTAGCCCCCCGGACTCGCTGTCTGACCGCGACAGCTACTTGAGCGGCTCCCTGAGCTCCGGCAGCCTCAGCGGCTCCGAATCCCCCAGCCTCGACCCCGGCCGCCGCCTGCCTATCTTCAGCCGCTTGTCCATCTCCGACGACTGAGGCAAGAGGGCGCCAgcgaggaggaggaagggaaggctgTTCTGGGGATGTTGGAGGGCGCCCCTGCCGTCTCGACCCCCGttaagggcggggtgggggaggcacggGAGTGGGGTTGGTGATAGGCCCTGAGCAGACTGCGGGCCGCACCGAGCACTTGGACTCGAACTTGTGTGCCGGGAGGGGGCTCCACCCCTCCCCTTtcggtttcctcttttttttttttttttttaatttttattacgaAGTTTCGTTCTTGTTGAGCAAAAAAGCCAACGAACTTTTGTATTGATGAACAAAATATTCACAACAGGGCAGTTGTGATGCGAACAGAACAAAGAACCAAACACTTAAACTTTTAGGTCTCCTATGAGTTTGggactttaggaaaaaaaaaaatcaacccagcACCAGCAGCTACCAACCACCATTCCATATCTTCACTTGAAAGCATTAGTTACAGTCCAGATGTGGGAACTCTTATCTTGAGAGAAGTTCCTAATTTTCGTTTGTCTCAGACCAGTGTAAACAAACCAGCCAGCCACCACCTTGCTAAACTTATAAGCTTCTGGAATCCAGTATTCTACCAAGAATATGCCTTGATTGTAGTCTTCAGTGTGACAGGATTTTGTTTGACACAACGTTCTATacgtctggaaaaaaaaaacccttgcatTCCAAAGTTTCATACCGGTTACTGGTTTTGTTGCCACCACTTAGTGGATGTTTAATTTTAGAACCATTTTGTCTGCTCTTTCTGGAAGCCTTGGGCAGAGCTTAGTTTGTAATCGTTGGGGGAATAACTGCTGAATTTTTAGCTGTTTTGAGTTGATTCGCACCACTGCACCACAACTCAATATGAAAAAactatttaacttatttattatctTGTGAAAAGTATACATTGAAAATTTTGTTCATACTGTATTTATCAAGTATGATGAAAAGCAAtagatatatattcttttattatgttaaattaTGATTGCCATTATTAATCGGCAAAATGTGGAGTGTATGTTCTTTTCACAGTAATATATGCCTTTTGTAACTTCACTTggttattttattgtaaatgagtaaaaaaaatcttaatttaagAGAttgtatgtaatatttatttcattaatttctttccttgtttacGTAAATTTTGAAAGATTGCATGATTTCTTCACAGAAATCTATCCTGATGCTGTGGAAGTAGTTTGAGGAATATCTTATGAGTTTTCTTAGAATGTATAATGGTTGTAGCCCATccaactttaaagaaaaaaaaaggtgaccaCATACTTTGCAATCAGGTTTAAATGTGGCATGCTTTTCTCATTCCAGCTGTTGACATgagcaaaaaaaaacccaaaaaacaaaaaaaacccatgtttgtttgttcgttcCACCAATTCTACTGTGACATACTCTGCGTACAAAGACATGTAGCAATAATGGGGTGGGGGTAGTCTCACAGTGCCTTTGGAAGGGCCAGAACTTGCCTTAAATCTTCCTCAACCAAATAAGTATTTTTCTATTAGTGCTTGAGAGAATTTGAATGTAGGATGGGTTCAACtgcacaaaaggaaaagatatttaccactttttttttatatagatataAAGTGAA from Neofelis nebulosa isolate mNeoNeb1 chromosome 9, mNeoNeb1.pri, whole genome shotgun sequence includes these protein-coding regions:
- the ZFP36L2 gene encoding mRNA decay activator protein ZFP36L2, with translation MSTTLLSAFYDIDFLCKTEKSLANLNLNMLDKKAVGTPVAAAPSSGFTPGFLRRHSASNLHALAHTAPSPGSCSPKFPGAANGSSCGSGAAGGPASYGTLKEQSGGGGTALLNKENKFRDRSFSENGERSQHLLHLQQQQQQQQKGGGGGSQINSTRYKTELCRPFEESGTCKYGEKCQFAHGFHELRSLTRHPKYKTELCRTFHTIGFCPYGPRCHFIHNADERRPAPSGGASGDLRAFSARDALHLGFPREPRPKLHHSLSFSGFPSGHHQPPGGLESPLLLDSPTSRTPPPPPSCSSASSCSSSASSCSSASAASTPSGAPTCCASAAAAAAAALLYGTGGAEDLLAPGAQCAACSSASCANNAFAFGPELSSLIAPLAIQTHNFAAVAAAYYRSQQQQQQQQGLVPPAQPPAPPSAPLPASSAAPPSPPFSFQLPRRLSESPVFDAPPSPPDSLSDRDSYLSGSLSSGSLSGSESPSLDPGRRLPIFSRLSISDD